The genomic DNA TATCAAATACAACGATATGCGAATTATTTAATCCATCAAAACCAGTTGCGCGTGCAGAAATTGCATTTTGTACTATTCTAGCAACTGAATGAGATTTACCTGACCCCGTAGATCCGACAACAGCAATATGTTTATTAAAGAACTTATTACCATCAACTGGAACTTTTATATTTTCCTGTTGAGCAAGGCTGGCAAAAACAAACTTTTCTTCATCGCTAACACTGTTCTCGAAAATACTTTTGATGGCATCAAAGCTTGCAGGTCTTACACTTGTAGGGGGAATTGCTATGGTATCTCCACCACGTTCAAATTTGCCATTTTCAACGATTCCTAACGGCATAGCCTCAATAATATATACGCGCTTTGTATCAACATTTCCGGCGTCATCTTTGATTTCTTTCAATTCAATCGAAAAACTTTCAATCGCAGCAACTAGTCTATGATTTTCATCATCGGAAACTTCAAGATAAGAACCTACTTTTAACTTTTCACCGGGGATACAAAAATCATGGATGGCATCAACTGAAATTTTAATCTTATCTGGATAAACACCTATGACTTCTGCAATAACTTTTTCTTCAGACATGACAGACTCCTTAAATAACTAAATCATTTTTCCTATATCACCAAGGTCTTGGATTTGAATCTTTACGTGTTTAACATCAGCATCTATCTTAATCGGTGTTGAGCAAAAAAATTGAAAAATTTCCTTTGGCCGATTGGCAACCTCAAAGGTTTGAAAAATTTCATCAACACTATGAATAAAAAACATATCAAAACGATCCGTCTTAGATTGAATTTCAACCAACAATTTTGGATCAAAAGAAGCCCCTTTAAAATAATGCCCATCTTTAAAACTTTTACCTGCGGCACGAATCTTCTCTTTAAGCTCAATTAGCTGATTCTCCTTGATACGGAGGAAAAAAAACGGGGAACATCTTTCAGTATTAGGGATTCTATCAGAATGCTTACCCCATTTCATTGCAATATCATAAAGGACATGTCTTAAAAGATGAGATTCCCACTCCACCGGGGGTTCAATAATAAATATGCGTTCTTTGGCATCAATATGTTGGCGTTTAAAGTATTGTTTGTGTATATGCTTTTGAAATTTATCCTTACCTAAAAATTCAACATAAGCAGTCCTGAAAATAACATCCTTTGCAGTGGCAACCAATTTATCAAGCTCATCCTTAGAGCATACTCGCTCCCCAGCTTGTTCTAATTTATATTTAAGAACTAGTCGTTCAAGATGTGAAACCATCATAGCATGGTAGCAACATGCATCATTTTCATCACAATTATAAGACCGCGAAATTTCTGTTATTAAAATTTCAAACTGCTTCTTAAAGTCTGGAGCATAAATAAGTTTAAACTTCTCAACAAACTTACCTTTTATGGCAGCATCAAACTTGCCCTGCTCTTTCCCAAGATAGGAATTCAACATATCTATATCAAATAGAATCGTTTTTTCACCAGATCCTGCAAAATAAGCATATATACAATACCCTAGCTCTGAATTTTCACTAAAATCAGTAAGTAATTTGATAATAATATTTTTTATTTTCTGCTTTTGTTCAGAGGCAGTGTATTCACGTCCATAATATTTAACCTGAATTGCGCAATCTTCATAATTATGGTCTTGCAAGTGTTCAATTTGATAAACCCTATCTGGATTCTGAATCATATCCAACAGGGCTTTATCAAATTGATAGGCGAACCCTCGAATCGCTATATATCCGCCATCTTCCTTCATTCGAACTATCCCTTTCTTAGTCTACTAAAACCAAATTTAACTGAACTTAATTTCACGCAAAAACTTATACTCCTCTCAAATTAATTTGTATAGCTATTTTATAACAACGCCATCCCGGTTAATATTTAATCACCGAACCATTTTAGTTCGAAATTGTTTTGCCATCTTCCCCCTCACCCGCGCAACCTCGTAAGCTTCCGCAAAACATCTTCCAACTCGCTCTGCAAGTCCCGGCAACCCTGAACCTCCCTTTCCAACTCCGAGATCCTGCGCCCCTGCGCATCTATTTTCAGGTCTTGCTCTTTCAGACGGCGGGACTGCTCCATTCGGGCTAGGGCCTCCGATAAGCTCTTCGATAATTCGTTCATGATCTACCTCCGCAATAAAACGGCTGGACCACCAAGTTCTGTGAGAACACGACAGAACTTGACGATGAAATTCCAATACTATCAACAGGTAAGGAGTTTTTGACTTAGGAGGCTCTAGATTCTGAAAAAATCTGAAATTGATGGACAGAAGTTGTTTCTGGGCTACCTGAATCAGCAATTTTTCATCTTTCTTCCGGGACGGACACTGGCAAGTCATTCCATGTCCGACCTCCCGGCTAGTTTATAAGTATCAGGGGAAAAGTCGCTTTTGAACCGCTGGGGCTCATAGCACATCCCCGGAATTATAAACTATGGAGGAAAGATGAAATCTTTCAATCATTACAAAATGGAACTGAGGCCCCGTAGCGAACTGACAACCGGACTCGTACTGTACGGTGAGACCGAACCTGCGGAAATGCAGATTGAAAATCTCTGGAAAATTGTTGACCGCAGAACAGGTGAAGAGCTTGCAGACCCAAAACCTGACTTTGATGAATTCTCATCCTCTGACCGCATGTATCCCTCCATGATGAAGCCGGAAGTCAAACGTCGCTGGGACCTGAAAAATTATGAATGGGAAGAAACCAAAGCTCAACATGCCAAACTGAGACGCATGGTCCATGCGCAGTTCATGGAACAGAACCCCAACATGCCTATAGTTCAAAAACTGAAAAAGACGACCTACGGAAACAAAATTCAAAATGAATTCAAAAACTATATCAATACTAGAAATAGTGACCTGTATGAATTTTACCAAGAGGAGCCGGATGCTGTTGACAGCAATAGTCTACAAAACCAAATAAATCCTTATGTTGAGAACAAATATAGAAACATGAACTCCACTTCAAAAACTCCCCCCAAAAAGACTGAAAGCAATAGCACTCTGCACACATACTGGACTGTACACCCAAAATCCAAAGCATGCATAAAATGCAAAGAAATGACTGGCTATAGACACAATGAAGAACCTGAACGTCCGCATCCCAACTGCAAATGTGAGATACGCAAGCACACTTCAAAGAAAAAACCTAAAGATGATGCAAGGTCCAAAGAGTACACTATCAACGGTTCCGTGAGTTCCCAGACTTCATTTTGGGCCAAAAAATTTATTGCAGGACAAAGCCTGCAAATTAAAGTTAGAAATATGGGGCCTTCAGTGCTGGGAGGTGTAGATATTTCAGTAGATGGATCATCTGCAATAAACCCAGCCCATATCCCGATAGGTACCAGCAAGACTTACAGGATATCACAATTTGGGAAAGTTCCTGTCACATGGGACCTTGAAATAAAACCAGCAGGAGTTGATAATTGCTTCTTTACTTTCGAAATATATTCCACATGGGACTGATAAGCACTCTGCTTCTTACCGCTCTCTGCTCAACAGTTCATGCGGACACAACCTTCAAACTAAACTGCCAAGACGTAAAAAAAATAAACATCTACGAAGTCGATGGAGAAACAGCACCGAGAATTAATGTAAAGCCTGATGAGTGCTACTATAGGGTACAGGTGACATTAAATCGAAAAGCAGTAATAAGACTTAAAAATTCTGCGCAATTCTCCAACTGTACAGAATTTTTAATCGATGGGTATGTTCATACGCACCTAATGCGCTTTGATGTGAACATCAACGATGAAATTCTGAAAGGATTTGTCCCGGACCTTAAAAACACCAAAATGAATCGCAACATGTACTTCTTATTTATGGAATTAACTAAAAAAGATGCCATCAAAACAGCAAAAAAAATATGTGCAGACTTTGAACCGGACATATTCCCACTTCGCGAGTTAAAACAAGCTTTGGGGATAGGCGATGACTACAGCGACTGCCAAGGAATAGAAGCTCCATATGAAACAGCCCAAGGAATGATCAATGAATGCGTTAAACGCATTAAAACCGGGTTGAGTTGCGAAGAATTCAGGCTCAATTGCAATCCTGTTTCCACAGACAAAAGAATAAGCCCCAATAAACGGCCATCGGTAATATTACCCGCTGAAGCAGCATCTTCTTATTTAAAGCTAAAAAAAAAATCGCAATAAAAAAACGGCTCAAAATCATCTAAGCCCTTGGACTTCGGTCCGGGGGCTTTCTCAACTAAATTAACCGGGACAATATGGACAAAATGGACAGAAATCGAATTTTGTCCATATTGTCCATTTTGTCCCGTGGTTTTTATTTTGGTTTGTTGCCCTCGTGCCTGAACTCGGCAGGAAGGTTTTCACGGAATTCTTCGATCACAGAATTGGCAGGTCTGACCATTTCCAGTTTCTGGATGTAGTCCTTGGCTATAACTTTATCAGCGATGACTTTATATTCTTTGTGTGGGAACTGCTTTTTCGCTGTCGGGTCAGCGACCATTTCAAGGATCATGTTGGCGAAGAAGAATCCTTCTTTGCGTGCGCCTTTCAATGCTTTCTCAGCCTTGCCACAACGCGCTTTCAAAGTTTTTGTGTCTTTCAGCTTCTTTTCCAACTCTTCAATCTGTAAATCTTGTGCTGCTCCGCCTAAGTCTGATTTTGATGAAAACCTAGGATACTTCTGCTCAATCTGCTCAACTTCATCTAAGTCAAAAAAACACCGCTCATCAAAAGACGATTCAATCTTTCGGCCTGACGGAAAAATGAGGAATAAAAATAACGCAGCAATGAGAATTTTTGGGAATTATACTCAAATTGAAAATAGACATGCAATCTGGTTTCAAGAATAGCATTTGTAAAATCAGCACTAGACGTTCTGTCCCATCGAACTCTCAGTTCTGAGGCTGATATTCTACGCGGAACTTCATACTTTACGAACCAGTTCAAGCCCTCAGCAAAATAAGATACCACACGATTGAGCAACCAAATTGTTCCGCAAACAATCACGGTACACACAAAAGCATAAGCTAAAAACGCCATGTTCGAAGGATTCGGCCCATATTGAACCAAAAGAACAGACCCAATCAAGCTAAGGAACAGGATAACTGCATCTATCCATTTATCTTCACCCAGCTCGTCTTTAAGTGGTTGAATCAAAATTTCACGGTTTGTTTCTTTAACAGGTTTGGACTTGGTCTTAACACCTTGCGGTTCATTCATGCTCAATCTCTCCATAGTTTTATCGGGCTTAGCCATCATTAACCGAGCTGAATCTTATTTACAAATAACAAACTAATTAACTGAACTCACTCAGTAAATTTAATATGGGGAACAGCAAGCAGAAAAAGTTTCGATTTAATCAAACTTTTTTCACTTTTTTGAATTTTATGGGGAAGAGTGTGGGGAAGTCTGTTTTGGACATAAAAAAAGGGCCTTTCGCTTTTTGCGAAAAACCCTTTAATTTCAAGTGGTACCGGGAGCGAGACTCGAACTCGCAAGGGCGTGAACCCGGCGGATTTTGAGTCTGTAGAATATCTATCAGCACCCTTCACTACTTTTAACAATTAACTTGTAATATCAATGATTAACTCATAGTATAACGTCATCACATTTCATCTCTTAACATCTCCTTTAAGCTCAAAAAGTGGGGCATAAGTGGGGCACGGAGAACATAGCATGGCAGAGAAAAAACAACCTACCAGTTTCAGAGGTGTTCGATTCAGACCACACCAGACACGTCGACATGGCGTCAGAAAAGACCGCGACTACTTCATACGCTATACGACCGCAGAAAAAAAGGTCGAAGAATCTGTTGGATGGTCCTCTGAGGGAATGACCGCTGAAAAGGCGTCAATTATACGCAATGAACTGATTCAAGCCAATAAGCTCGGTCGCGGTCCTAGAACCTTAAAAGAGCGGCGGGACCAAGAGACACGTGAACGGGCGAAACAAGATCGAGAGAACGTCACATTTTCAGATTTTTTTCATAATACATATTACCCCCAAGCTCAGCTGGCTAAAGCTCCTAAGACTCATAAGGGAGAATTTCAGCATGTACGGGACTGGATTGCTCCCGTTGTCGGGGATATGATCATAAAGGAGATTACGCCTGACGACCTCGCCATAATTGTTCAGAATTTAAATGACAAAGGGAGATCAAAAAGAACGATTCAGCATGTATTAAGCACTTTTCGAATCGTCTGGAACCACGCCAAAGAGCGCAATCTGGCTTCAGGAGACTGTCCACGGAAAGCGATAAAACTGGGCAAAATTGATAACGAAAGAACACGCTTTCTCAAACCAGAAGAAGTAAAAATTCTTCTCGAAGAAATCGCGAGCCGCGACACACGCGCTCACGACCTGACACTCGCCGCAGTAAACACAGGGGCACGCTTGGGAGAACTTAGCTCTCTCACATGGAGAAATGTTGACCTTGTCAGACGAACACTAACAGTCATCCATACCAAGACACACAAACCGCGCACTTTTCCTATGACAGATGATCTTTTCAATATGCTGTCACGACAAGAACAAGGAAGTGGTGCTGACCTTGTCTTCCCCAATAACAAAGGTGAAAAATGGAAAGAGCAACCTTGGGCATTCAGAGAAACCGTTAAAAAATTGGGATTTAACGATGGCATTGAAAGCTCTAAAGAAAGGCTTTCATTCCACAACCTCAGACATACAGCAGCGACACTAATGCTCATTGCTGGAGTTGACATAAGAACACTTCAAGACCTTTTCGGCTGGTCAACTACACAAATGGCTGCTCGGTATACGCATACAGTCAACGCGACAAAATCTAAGGCAGTGGAGGGACTGGGGAGAATTCTTTCGGGATGATTTAGGATACCCCGAAACTCTTAATCCGTTATTCAAGGCTCAAGTCCTTGGTGGCCTACCACGGTAAATACAGGGTGTTAGACGTTTAGCCTAACGCCTTTTATTTTTTGTTTTTCCGGGTTGTACAACTCCTGTACGACCTTTTCACATGACGCTGAGTGACAAAGGGTGACTGTTCTTATCCGCCTACCCAAAAATTATGTCTGATTGTTGGGTTGGTATCCATTTTTAGGTGTGCCTTGCGGCTGCCACCCATTCTTATCGATTCTTTGCCTCTACAAGGCCGTACAAGAGCTTAACATCTCTCACCGTAACTCTGGCTTCTCCTCAATGCTTCTTATCCTTAGATCCTAATTCTCAGCTTGGGTAAAATATTCGTTATGAATATTTTTTGTGAGATGGTGCTAGTGAACAGGGCATGCGATTCAAATAGCTTGTCGTGTTTTTCCCTTCACTAGACACTCCATAATAATGGAGATAATGCTCATGTGAATTATAAGGAGGAACGATGGACAATTTACCTTTTCATGCTTTTGAAATGTTTGATAATTCTGCATTTAATTCTGTTGTTAATATTGGCAGTGCTGTCAGCGAGTATAACTCAATGATTGATAGAGTGATTCCTCCGAGCATGCAGAAGCAACTAGATACTTTCTCAACGTTTCAAAGCAGTCCGTTCGCAAGTGTGCCCACAATTGGTGACGTCATAAAAAATGCTGGCGTTGGCGACGTCATAAAAAATGCTGGTATTGGGGATGCCATAAAAAATACTGAGATTGGTGGAGCAATAAAAGCAGCCATGATTGGAAACACTGCTATTTTGAGGGGGGCTAGAGAAGCACTGTATGGAGTAGAAGTTGGCGATTCTGTTAAGGCTTTCGGCAACACGCAGCTCCTCGGTTCATCTGCTTTTGAGAATTGGTGTAACGGTCAATCTGATCATTTGCAGGCATTTTTAAGCAGTTATGATTGGGGAGCAATTTCTAGGAAGACGTACGCATGCATTTATGATGAAAACAACCTAGTAAGTGATGAGGAGTTCGGGGAAGCATCTGATTACATTGCAGAGACTGTTAATCAAACATTAATTCTAAATGAAAATACTTGCACTATTAAAGAAAGTTTTTTCGTATTTTGGATAGGTGTAGTTGATCAAATATATTTGCAGATTGAATATTTTAAGAGAGAATTAGTCAAACCAAATGTTATAGCTGTAATAGAATTTGTTCTTACTACTATAGTTGCTTGCATCATTCAGAATTTGTGGAACACTTGGTATTATCCTAGCTCTTCCTTAACTGCCAATGAACTGCGAATAGAGTTGAAGGCAGTAAAAGAGGAGCTAAAACAAGGCGGTTACAATCTCTATAGTGTTCGTGTTGTAAAAGTGAAGACATCTTTAAGGGTTCATAGTAATCCAAAGTTGAAAAGCCCTGTCGTCTACAGGTTACGACCTGCTGTTGCCGTACAAGTCATAGACACAAAAGGAAAAATGGCATTAATCCTGTATAGAGATCCCCTGTCAGGAGATGCTATATCTGGATGGGTTGCGAAGAAGTATCTGGTGAAAGTTTAAAAGGTTTATTTGCAATCCTCAATCTTGTGGAGAGATATCAATAATGCCTTTAAGTAATCCCTCAAATGCAAAGCTAATCTCTACAATGTGTACAGAGTCAGAATCTGCAACATTGTCAATTATATGATTTTTTTCGCACATTAACTTTGCTCTTTCGTATGTGTCTGGAAATAAATCTTTGTTCTTTTCAAGAAATGACAGTGTTGCAAGTATGTACCCTCGATGAGTGTAATGCATATTACGGTTTTCGACCATTTGTTGTGCAGATTTTTTGGCATTAATCGTACGGCTATATTTATTGTAATAATTTACGCCAACTCCGACTGAGACAATAAACATAAAAATATAAATGGCATGAATCAATTTCGTGTTTTTATTGTTCCTTGGAATCAACAAACTTGCGATTGAAGCGACACTACCAGTAAGTCCTACAGTTAAATTCACTGCATTAAAAATATCCATAGTTCAATCCATATTTTCTGAGTCTTGTTATCGTGAAATCTTGATATTCATTTTCATGGTTAATGTTGTTAGGCGTGCTAGGTTATAATAACCACATATGAATACAGCAGTATTTGCTAATCAAGTGTGATTTACTGCTACTCTTTAATTGCTATGATCAAATCAGGAGCACAGTTAAAGCATGTGCAAATAAATTATAGTTAAAGTTTAATTACGACATCGTTGTACATTTCATTTGTCATGTCATTACTTAGTGTTAAATATTCTTAAGATAATCAGCCTTAGGCCACAGTTCAAACGCTAATTCAATAAATGTCCCAATCGACATTCCTTCCTTTGCAACCCCCGCCGAGTGTGGCGATGATAGCTGGTAGCGTGATCCGGCGGTGCCATTTAGCCTGAAGTAATGATTGTCGATAACAATCATGGCGCAGTTGCTATCCCGACATTCGACAATCGCAGTATCAAAAATGAAAGGCCAATCTTCACCAAATTCATCTTTCGTAACTTGCTGTCGCGTATATACTTTGCCGTATTTTTTGATGAAATCCTGTTCAGATATGTTGTTAATCGGAGTAGGAAGTTGCCCATTCTCGCGCTTAAGAATATACTCGTAATCATGTACGCCTAATTCAGAGTCATTAGCGTAAAGAAATGTCATCAGTGGAGATAGTAGTTGTTTCGAATCTTCATTCATGCAGTCAAAATATGGAAGTCTTACCAAGGCGCGAATATAGCGTTCTATTGTTCCTAATATCACTGCTGATTTAATTTGCTGTGATAAGTTGTAGTCATGCCCCCTTATCACTTCTTCTTCAAGCTCTATCCACTGTTCTTTAATAGATTCTTGATTAGGATTTTCCAAAATATTGATAGTGTCGAATTTCCCAACAAACAAGTATTCTTGTAAAATGCTTAGTATTCGATTTATCATTTCATCTGAAGTAACAAATTCATAGTCGAGTCGTTTAGATCGGCAACCATCATTACTATACAGCGTTATGATAAAATCCTTCATCTTTAATATTTTATGGCTATATTTACACTTTATTTTATTACGTTGTAATTCACCATTATTTAGAAATTCATCTGTAGCGATAATCAACTTACTCAACTTCTCAATCCCCAGAGACATATGCGACAAGAAAACATCGTAACCTGAGAGGGACAAGTTTCCTTTTGAGTACGTTGCTAAAGCTTCAAGCAATACTAGCTTGACTTCATTGCTTTCTTCAATCAGGGCAAATCGCTGCTGAACATTACTGATGCTGTGCATGTCTTCACTCATATAATATTTGGAAGTTAAATGCTCTTGATTTTAAGTCCGTGGAGTTTAAATACTACTGATTGCTAGTGGCTACTATCTGAAATATGAAGTTGGTATATCTCTTTAATTCTTAAAAATGTTGGCATAAACCCAGAAAAGTTCATCGTTCTGAACGGTTGAATTCCTCTAGCAATCGAAACCGCAAAATTAGTCTTACTGAGCGCAATACTCTTTTCCGTACCATCCTTCTTCCTTAGGAAAACTTCATTATCGACAATCTTTTCATCGTTAGATGTTTTTTTCTTGGAAAAAATATTTGGGTTCATTTTGTGAACTGAATTACCATCAAATTCAGAGCTTAAATATAACCTCCTTCCGTACTCATCAGTTTTCAGCATATCGTGTAAATCGTATATCTGTTCTATTGCATATTTTTCGTAAATAGAACCTTCTGGCTTTTGGAGAAGAATGGAAAACACATTATTGCCATGGTCGATAAACTTTTTACCTTTATGCTTATTATTAATTCTTTCAAGATCACAATCGAATACACATACTACTGGATGACGATATGTCACATAATGATCTTTTGCAGTTGAGCAAAACGTCCATAGGTTATCTTCCCCACCTTTTTCTTTTCTGCTGTGCGGGTAAAAATATATTGGAAACGACAGTTCAGGATCACTACACAATCTTTTATATGCTGTCTTAAGGTGCATCCAGTCTGTTTGGCCTTCACCCAAAACAGTAACCATGTCACTTTCGTTAATAGTAAGGTGTTTTAAACGCTCAATATATTTTTTATACGATTGACGCTCTAACAAATTCTTACTGTAGCCTAACCTATTCAATTTTGCCTTATTGCCTTTATGCTTCTCGTTTATTTCGAACCTTTTGTCTTTTACAGAACCTATCCATTCGAGCTTTCCCTTTATAATCTTCCCGAAGACAGTTTTATCTTCCTCTTCGTGCTGGTTGTTTCTGGTGTCATACTTTTCAATATACTTGGTATATGCCAATTCAAGGCCATTTACTTTCCAATCATGAAGCATCGCACGAACTTGATTTATGGACCGCTTTCTGACGTTTGGAAAGTCGTTCACAGTTAAACCTGTTACTATTTGCCTATCAGATTGGGTTCTCAATGATGTTTTTTCACCATTAATTTTGAAACCATGGTCATCAATTATTTCAACCAAACCTTCTCCCGGATTCCAGATTCCATCAAAAAAAGCGATATCTTCAGGAAAATCCTTAACATTCGTCGAAAACGTTATGTCGTCGACATATCTCGTGTAGTAACAGCGATAATTTTTCGCGAGATCGCTTAGATCTCGGTCCATATGCGAACAGATCATGTTCGAAATTATAGGAGAACATGGCGAGCCTTGAGGAAGAAAGTCATTATAACACGCAATCTTGGCAATGAGTATTGCGATACTGCGGTCTAATTTATATGGATTAGATCGAAAAAGCCCCATAACTCTTCCGAAATGGATAGATGGAAAGAAATCTTTCAAGTCAACGTTGAATACGTATCGTTTCTTAGAATGGACTAAGGCATTTCCGAATACTGTTTTATCTTGATTATTGTCAGATTTTTTTATGTAGCCATAGGCTGCTTTTTTAGGCTCATATACTCCAGAAAGCCTTATTGCTAATGACCTCTGAATTGCCTTTAATGCTGTTGTAGGTGCTGAGATATTTCTATCGGTTCCGTTTCTCTTTTTAATCGTAAAATCAGTATATTGTCCGTTTGGGCCGCCATGTAATCCATACAGGATGTAACCAAAGTCTTTAGGAGTGAATCCGAGGTAAGTTGCGAATTGATGAAGACTTGTTATGCGTCGTAATTGCTTTAAACTTTCTTTTCTCTTCACGGCAATCTCGCATTGTTAGGGTATCTGCTGTATAATTCTACATGCTGCGCAGCTCATGGCGTTAAAGTCAACCAGAGCCGTCGAACAGGCGGTGATAGCCAGCATGGCAACGTACAATAATCATCGATGGAGCACCGACAAAAAGGCAATTACTTTTCAGCAGATACCCACCACACTGTGAGCGAAACATTTATAATATGTCAAGAAGCTTTGTTCATGTGCTAAAGTAATTCGTAATTTCAACCCACTTCCTATTAAGGAGTACAATGAACTGACTTTGCAAAGATTGATTATTACCTCTCCATTAAATATTATATTCCTCTTAATTCCAGAGTGAAAAAGGCTCAGTGATAAATCCATTGAGTGTGACCTCAACTGATAGAAGCCCTGCTCATTCGCATTCTTTACCCCTTCGCACCGTCAATTGGTCTCTCTGAGTGGTAAGCCCTGCCTCACCTCAGAATGTTTAAATAAGGAGCAAATCTAAGATTTCAAAAAATATTAGTTATGAATATAAAATATTCGTAATTAATATAGCTAAATTCATTTTTTTCGCATAAAATACATATTTTTATTTGACATTAGTGCGCAGCAGATTTAAAAGTTCTTCACTACCAACGAAACAGTTCATGAAATCGTTTCATCGGTACACCTAAGCTTAAGGCAGGGTGTGGTTAGGTGAGGTTCGGTCAGGCAAGGTCTGGTTTGGTGTGGTAGGGTAAGGTCTGGGGTGGTTTAAAGACCACCAATACAAACACGAACCCCGCTTCAAATAGGAGCGGGGTTCTTTACATAAAGCTTAAAAGACCGTTTCTTTAAAAGAATTTTGATCATTCAAAATTGAGTAAGCATTCTATATGCATAATTAAATTTTAAATAGCGTTGCATTTAACACCTTTTTCAATCTCACCGTTAAGAACTTTTTGGCAGTATTCCCAAGAATTTATCATTACCTCAGACTCCATATTGAGAACATCAATCTCAGGTGAATTGTCCTTCAATTCGTAGGGCTTAACGCCCACCTTACGCCTGCGAGCATTAACCTTATCAATGTATTCTTGGCGCATAGGCGACACGCCTCGTGCTCTGTCTTGGGCATCAGCGATGGAGTCATATACGTGATCATATTCTTCAGGAAAAAGTTCGCAGTGAAGATTTCTCAGAGGGGCAGTTCTATCGACATAATCTTGCATTTTTTTCTTTAAGAATTTTTTGCGTTTTGACATGCAGCCTCCATGAATTATGAAATTTAAATTTGAGCTGTAGGATTTTTTTGATCACCAATATTTTTATAAATTGTCACCCGCGAAACACCGAACTCACGTGCGAGATGGGTCACTTTTTCACCGTTAGATTTTCTTTCAATTATCTCTGTCAGCTGATCGTTACTTAAAGCCCGTTTGCGGCCTTTATATTTCCCCTTTTGCTTGGCAATGGCGATGCCCTCGGCCTGTCTTTCACGAATCAGATTTCGTTCGAACTCACCGAATGCGCCCAGCATTTGAAACATCAGCTGTTGAAGGGGCGAAACCTGACCATTGAAAATCAAATTTTCTTTCATAAAATGGACCGCGACACCCTTCTCGGAAAGTTCATCAACAATATTTT from Desulfovibrio sp. JC010 includes the following:
- a CDS encoding site-specific integrase; translation: MAEKKQPTSFRGVRFRPHQTRRHGVRKDRDYFIRYTTAEKKVEESVGWSSEGMTAEKASIIRNELIQANKLGRGPRTLKERRDQETRERAKQDRENVTFSDFFHNTYYPQAQLAKAPKTHKGEFQHVRDWIAPVVGDMIIKEITPDDLAIIVQNLNDKGRSKRTIQHVLSTFRIVWNHAKERNLASGDCPRKAIKLGKIDNERTRFLKPEEVKILLEEIASRDTRAHDLTLAAVNTGARLGELSSLTWRNVDLVRRTLTVIHTKTHKPRTFPMTDDLFNMLSRQEQGSGADLVFPNNKGEKWKEQPWAFRETVKKLGFNDGIESSKERLSFHNLRHTAATLMLIAGVDIRTLQDLFGWSTTQMAARYTHTVNATKSKAVEGLGRILSG
- a CDS encoding SH3 domain-containing protein, which gives rise to MDNLPFHAFEMFDNSAFNSVVNIGSAVSEYNSMIDRVIPPSMQKQLDTFSTFQSSPFASVPTIGDVIKNAGVGDVIKNAGIGDAIKNTEIGGAIKAAMIGNTAILRGAREALYGVEVGDSVKAFGNTQLLGSSAFENWCNGQSDHLQAFLSSYDWGAISRKTYACIYDENNLVSDEEFGEASDYIAETVNQTLILNENTCTIKESFFVFWIGVVDQIYLQIEYFKRELVKPNVIAVIEFVLTTIVACIIQNLWNTWYYPSSSLTANELRIELKAVKEELKQGGYNLYSVRVVKVKTSLRVHSNPKLKSPVVYRLRPAVAVQVIDTKGKMALILYRDPLSGDAISGWVAKKYLVKV
- a CDS encoding reverse transcriptase domain-containing protein; the encoded protein is MKRKESLKQLRRITSLHQFATYLGFTPKDFGYILYGLHGGPNGQYTDFTIKKRNGTDRNISAPTTALKAIQRSLAIRLSGVYEPKKAAYGYIKKSDNNQDKTVFGNALVHSKKRYVFNVDLKDFFPSIHFGRVMGLFRSNPYKLDRSIAILIAKIACYNDFLPQGSPCSPIISNMICSHMDRDLSDLAKNYRCYYTRYVDDITFSTNVKDFPEDIAFFDGIWNPGEGLVEIIDDHGFKINGEKTSLRTQSDRQIVTGLTVNDFPNVRKRSINQVRAMLHDWKVNGLELAYTKYIEKYDTRNNQHEEEDKTVFGKIIKGKLEWIGSVKDKRFEINEKHKGNKAKLNRLGYSKNLLERQSYKKYIERLKHLTINESDMVTVLGEGQTDWMHLKTAYKRLCSDPELSFPIYFYPHSRKEKGGEDNLWTFCSTAKDHYVTYRHPVVCVFDCDLERINNKHKGKKFIDHGNNVFSILLQKPEGSIYEKYAIEQIYDLHDMLKTDEYGRRLYLSSEFDGNSVHKMNPNIFSKKKTSNDEKIVDNEVFLRKKDGTEKSIALSKTNFAVSIARGIQPFRTMNFSGFMPTFLRIKEIYQLHISDSSH
- a CDS encoding recombinase family protein; translation: MGARVGYVRVSSLLQNTERQLADIDLDRVFEDRISGKDKNRPALSDCLSYLREGDTLYVHSIDRLARNLRDLQNIVDELSEKGVAVHFMKENLIFNGQVSPLQQLMFQMLGAFGEFERNLIRERQAEGIAIAKQKGKYKGRKRALSNDQLTEIIERKSNGEKVTHLAREFGVSRVTIYKNIGDQKNPTAQI